The DNA window CCAGCGTTCAACCCCGCTGGCCGGAGTGCCACTGGCCACGCTGTTGGCGTTGCTGTAAGCGGGCCCGGTGATGCCACCGACCAACAAGCTGGGCGGTTCCAATATCCCAACATTCAGGAGAAAGCTATGTCTGACCGAGTTTATAAGCTGGTGGAGGTCGTCGGCACATCCAGCAATGGCACCGATGACGCCATTCGCAACGCCATCACCACGGCTGGCAAAACCATCCGACACATCGACTGGTTCGAGGTCGTAAAGACCACGGGCCATTTACAGGACAGCAAGATTGCCCACTTCCAGGTCACCCTGAAGATCGGCTTCCGGCTCGAAAGCGACTGACGATAGTCCCCTATGGGCAGTTAGGGCGTCGGGTTTTGGTCAGTAGCAAGGCAAACCGCGGCCATGCGGCAGAGCTCGGCGATGTTCTTTGCCTGCATTTTCTCGATGACGTGGGCGCGGTGATTCTCGACAGTGCGAAAGCTGATCCCCAGGTACCGAGCGGTCTCCTTGCTGGTCAGTCCCTTCGTAGCGAGCACCAGGATCTCGCGCTCCCGGGGGCTGAGTTGATCGAAATTCCCATGGATCAGGTGCGTTTCGGCTTGCTTAGCGCGACGCCGGCGATCTTCAAAAAGAGCGTTGCGCACATGAGCGATGAGGATTTCATTCGCCACCGGCTTTTCGAGGAAATCAATCGCTCCACCCTTGATGGCACGCACGGACGTGGGGACGTCGCCGTACCCGGAAAGAAAGATGATGGGCAGGCTTAAGCCTTTCCGGCGGAGCGCCTTTTGCAGCTCGAGCCCGGTCATTTCCGGCATACGTAAGTCAAGCACCAGACAACCGGGGTCCTCCGCGGCAAAGGCCTCCAGGAAGGCTAGAGCAGAGTTAAAGGCTCTAACCCGCAGACCCGCTTGCGCCAGCAACAGCCCCAGAGACTCGCGTAAGGCTTCGTCGTCATCCACCAGGAAAACGGTTTGATCGTCGTTCACTCAGATTCTCGGGTTTGGGTTAGGGGTAACGTGAAGTGGATGCTTGCCCCCTCGATCACGTCCGGGTCAACCCACAATTTACCGCCGTGGGCCTCAATAATATCACGGCTGATGGCAAGCCCCATGCCCAGGCCCGAGCCGTTGGCCATGGCAAGGATGTCGAATAGCTGTGTTTGCAACGCGGTTGACAAGCCCGGCCCCGTATCAACCACGCTAACCTCGATCTCCCGGGGGCGCGGATCGACCCTGATGTCGATTTCACGTCGAGCGGGCTCGGCCGTGTCGATGGCCTGGATGCCATTGGCGACAAGATTCAACAGAACCTGCGCGATCTGAACGGCATCCGCCACGACGACCGCGCCCGGGGCGGGAAGAAGGTAGCTAATCCGCACCGCCCGGTCGGCGGCAAACCCCTGGGCGAGTTCCATGGCACGGGCAACTACTTCGTCGATCGCAACGGGCCGCATCCGCATTTCCCGCCGCCGCAGGAACTCACGGAGGCGCTGCAAGATGGTCGCCGCGCGCTGGATCTGCTCCTCGACGCCATGAATAACCCGGGAAAGCTGCTCCGGGTCTGGCTCTGCCTGCCCCAGCAGTGAGACGGCCGTACCACTATAGAAGCCCGCCGCGCTCAAGGGTTGACTGAGTTCGTGGATCAAAGCGCTGGCGAGGATACCCACCGCGTTGAATCGTGCTGCCTGGGCCGCCTGACTTCGGGCCTGCTGCAGGGCCTGCTCGGCGAGCTTCCGCTCGGTGATGTCGAGATGCACGACCACGGCCCCGCCCGCGGCGTCATGGAGCGGAGCGGCTCTCAGCGCGAACCAGCGTTGGAAGTCTGGAGCATGACAAGGGTACTCGCGCACGAAGTCCGGTAAGTGCCCGGAGAGCAGCGCGACCAAGCCATCGGCGATCGCCCCCGCTTCCGCGGCGTCCTTCCCCTGCAGGCCCCGACAGGCGGCGACGTAGTTGAGTCCCAGGCCATCACTTAGCGCGGGGTTGCCCCCATTTTCCTTTGCAAACCGGCGCCAAGCCTCGTTCACGGCGACGATATGCCCCGTGCGGTTGAGTACCACGACTTGGGCGGGCAGCGCGTCAAGGATGGCCTGCTGATCCATGGTCGAGGACCTCCCCAGCCCTGGCGGGGTAACGTGCGGTGGCGATCGGATATCTTGATCCGTGGCGATGACGGGTGGGACCCGCGCGGTCAGATATGCGTCATAATCTAACCAATGATGCACCAGCACGCAAACCGCAGGGCTGGACGCGAGCCCCTGTCTCGCTCCCAGTCCTTGACAACCGCCGGTCGCGAATTGGGCCTTTGGCAAACCGATCCCGAGACAGCGATGAAGCGCAAAACTGTAAAAGCGAACCACCACAGAGTGGCTGACAGCGACCCGAGGCCAGCGCACCCCGGTGCGGACGGCAGGTCACCGGAGAGCGCCGAGCACAGCGAACGCTGCGAACCTGGCTCGGGTAAAGGAATACGGGACCCTGGCATGGGTTCTGGCGATCCCTCTGGGCCTGTGGAGCGCAGGGTCGGTTGGGAATCGGAAATCAGTGACCGTCGGCAGGTTGTCGGGGAGCTGGCTCAAGCGCGCCGCCTCGCCGACCGGCGCGCGGCGGAACTGGAGGCGGTCTTGCATGCCGTGCCAGCGGCGGTGTGGATCGCCCACGACGCCGATTGCCGGCATATCTCCGGCAACCGGACCGCCGACGACTGGCTGCGCCTGCCCAGTGGCGCGGAGGCGTCACTGACCGCTCGGGACGGGGAGCGGCCCACCCACTTTAAGGTCCAGCGGCACGGGCGCGACTTGCCTGGCGATGAGTTGCCGGTGCAGCAGGCGGCCCGGGGGCTCGAGGTACGGGATTTCGAGATGGAGATCGTGCTCGCTGACGGCAGAGTCCGCACCCTCTTTGGCAACGCCACCCCCTTGCGTGATGCCGAGGGTCGCCCCTGCGGGAGTGTCGCCGCCTTTGTCGACATCTCCGAGCGCAAACAGATGGAAGGGGCGTTGCGCCACCAAGTCCAACTCAAACACCACTACCTCGACACGGTACAGAGCATCATCGTGGCCTTGGATGCCGAGGGGCGGATCAGCATGATCAATCGTAAGGGTCGCGAAACCCTGGGTTACAGCGAGCCGGAGCTGCTGGGGCTCAACTGGTTCGAAAACTGCCTCCCGCGACCGGCGGCGATGGACGAGATCTACCCGGTTTTCCGTAGAATCATGGCCGGGGAGCTGGAGGCCGCCGAGTACCTCGAAAACCCGATCCAGTGCCGTGATGGGCGGCAGCGCCTGATCGCCTGGCACAACGCCAATCTCACCGATAACACCGGTCTGATCATCGGCACCCTCAGCTCCGGGGAGGACATCACGGAGCGCAAACGGGCCGAAGAGGCCCTGCGCGCCAGCGAGGCGAGCTTCCGCCAACTCGCCGACGCCATGCCGCAGTTGGTATGGACGGCCGACCCCGATGGCAACGTGAACTATCGCAACAACATCCGTTTCGCGGCCTATGCCGCCGTGAACCAGACCACCGAGGGCCTGGTGAGTTGGTTACCCCTAATACACCCAGAAGATACCCAGCATACCCTGGAGGCTTGGCAGAGCGCGATTGCCAGCGGGAATTCCTATGCGTGCGAGCATCGGGTACACATGGCGGACGGCACGATGCGCTGGCATTTGAGCCGTGCCGAGCCGGTGCGGGATGAAGCGGGATCCATCGTCAAGTGGATTGGCACG is part of the Chromatiaceae bacterium genome and encodes:
- a CDS encoding dodecin domain-containing protein, which gives rise to MSDRVYKLVEVVGTSSNGTDDAIRNAITTAGKTIRHIDWFEVVKTTGHLQDSKIAHFQVTLKIGFRLESD
- a CDS encoding PAS domain-containing protein, with amino-acid sequence MDQQAILDALPAQVVVLNRTGHIVAVNEAWRRFAKENGGNPALSDGLGLNYVAACRGLQGKDAAEAGAIADGLVALLSGHLPDFVREYPCHAPDFQRWFALRAAPLHDAAGGAVVVHLDITERKLAEQALQQARSQAAQAARFNAVGILASALIHELSQPLSAAGFYSGTAVSLLGQAEPDPEQLSRVIHGVEEQIQRAATILQRLREFLRRREMRMRPVAIDEVVARAMELAQGFAADRAVRISYLLPAPGAVVVADAVQIAQVLLNLVANGIQAIDTAEPARREIDIRVDPRPREIEVSVVDTGPGLSTALQTQLFDILAMANGSGLGMGLAISRDIIEAHGGKLWVDPDVIEGASIHFTLPLTQTRESE
- a CDS encoding response regulator transcription factor, whose amino-acid sequence is MNDDQTVFLVDDDEALRESLGLLLAQAGLRVRAFNSALAFLEAFAAEDPGCLVLDLRMPEMTGLELQKALRRKGLSLPIIFLSGYGDVPTSVRAIKGGAIDFLEKPVANEILIAHVRNALFEDRRRRAKQAETHLIHGNFDQLSPREREILVLATKGLTSKETARYLGISFRTVENHRAHVIEKMQAKNIAELCRMAAVCLATDQNPTP
- a CDS encoding PAS domain S-box protein codes for the protein MGSGDPSGPVERRVGWESEISDRRQVVGELAQARRLADRRAAELEAVLHAVPAAVWIAHDADCRHISGNRTADDWLRLPSGAEASLTARDGERPTHFKVQRHGRDLPGDELPVQQAARGLEVRDFEMEIVLADGRVRTLFGNATPLRDAEGRPCGSVAAFVDISERKQMEGALRHQVQLKHHYLDTVQSIIVALDAEGRISMINRKGRETLGYSEPELLGLNWFENCLPRPAAMDEIYPVFRRIMAGELEAAEYLENPIQCRDGRQRLIAWHNANLTDNTGLIIGTLSSGEDITERKRAEEALRASEASFRQLADAMPQLVWTADPDGNVNYRNNIRFAAYAAVNQTTEGLVSWLPLIHPEDTQHTLEAWQSAIASGNSYACEHRVHMADGTMRWHLSRAEPVRDEAGSIVKWIGTTTDIQDVKQAQEKLRESDQRKNEFLATLAHELRNPLAPIRHAAEILRLRAPPDPALQAAHDIIDRQIQHMVRLIDDLLEANRITRGQLRLQRERVELGVLLEQVLAIFRPQAEQAGLTLRVTMPSAPIALDADPVRLAQVFLNLLNNACKYTGRGGTIHLDARCDGAAAVVTVADTGIGIAAEHLPRVFELFFQLDAGSGQSQGGLGIGLALARGLVELHGGHIEVRSPGPGQGTKFTLRLPTLAAPPAGPVLVAEERDASIPFGAARILVVDDNADVLESLAMLLELTGYAVAKARDGQEAIEIAESFRPHLVLLDIGLPRLDGYGVCRHIRDQPWGKDMHITALTGQGQDDARRRSRESGFDGHLVKPVDPADLRQLLTELP